In Rhodoferax koreense, a genomic segment contains:
- a CDS encoding ABC transporter permease — protein MNQPVSLSSLPPLHPRAFRMPAAVGGIVRGLLIGLLAVAIFGPLLNMLIWTVTEAWYFPAKLPVRWGFAFWTKVFRPEAGAMQALWTSLVIAVLTVLLSLAIAIPAGYALSKRDLPLRSLFLLFFLLPQAFPTIAVHLNIARIFYGLGLTGTIAGVMLVHAIQGLVFAVWIASATFAAIGSEQVEAARNLGASPLRAFLTISLPLAAPGLMASAIFVFLISLDEFSGTFFVGVPNVRTLPLTMLNAALEGNYQIASITALLLLVPSVLFMLFVERFLKADVLSGVGK, from the coding sequence ATGAACCAGCCCGTTTCCCTTTCGTCGCTTCCGCCCTTGCATCCACGCGCGTTCCGCATGCCGGCGGCCGTCGGCGGTATCGTGCGCGGCCTGCTCATCGGTCTGTTGGCCGTGGCCATCTTCGGCCCGCTGCTGAACATGCTGATCTGGACCGTCACCGAAGCCTGGTACTTCCCGGCCAAGCTGCCCGTGCGCTGGGGCTTCGCCTTCTGGACCAAGGTGTTCCGCCCCGAGGCTGGCGCCATGCAGGCGCTGTGGACCAGCCTGGTGATCGCCGTGCTCACGGTGTTGCTCAGCCTGGCCATCGCCATTCCGGCCGGTTACGCCCTGTCCAAGCGCGACCTGCCGCTGCGCAGCCTGTTCCTGCTGTTCTTCCTGCTGCCGCAGGCGTTCCCGACGATCGCAGTGCACCTGAACATCGCGCGCATCTTCTACGGCCTGGGCCTGACCGGCACCATCGCCGGCGTGATGCTGGTGCACGCCATCCAGGGGCTGGTGTTCGCCGTGTGGATCGCCTCGGCCACCTTCGCCGCCATCGGCAGCGAACAGGTCGAGGCCGCGCGCAACCTCGGGGCCTCGCCGCTGCGCGCGTTCTTGACGATCTCGCTGCCGCTGGCCGCGCCGGGGCTGATGGCCAGCGCCATCTTCGTGTTCCTGATCTCGCTCGACGAGTTCTCCGGCACGTTCTTCGTCGGTGTGCCCAACGTGCGCACGCTGCCGCTGACCATGCTCAACGCCGCCCTCGAGGGCAACTACCAGATTGCCTCCATCACGGCGCTGCTGCTGCTCGTGCCCTCGGTGCTGTTCATGCTGTTCGTGGAACGCTTCCTCAAGGCCGATGTGCTGTCGGGTGTCGGCAAATGA
- a CDS encoding bifunctional 5-dehydro-2-deoxygluconokinase/5-dehydro-2-deoxyphosphogluconate aldolase: MTAPLSIPSGRRFDLACLGRLAVDLYAQQVGARLEDVSSFAKYLGGSSANIAFGVARLGLRAAMVSRVGDEQMGRFLTETLQREGCDTSQVQLDPQRLTGLVLLGLKDRDTFPLLFYRENCADMAIDATAIREDFLAQCRALLITGTHLSAPTVRAASIAALGHARKHGLLRVLDIDYRPVLWGLTKRGEGANRFVADASVTAQLQAVLPEFDLLIGTEEEFLIAGGVPGDLLASLRAVRAVSKAALVVKLGAQGCCFIPAEVPARIQDAVTVQGERIEVMNVLGAGDAFAAGLMTGFLRGEGFESAARLANACGAIVVSRHACAPAMPTPAELAHWFGGSRNPKVDADRQLAHLHRTTAARRDWPELNVMAFDHRSQFFEMARAAGASEKRIPALKKLLQQAFAQVEQSHGLQGRGGVLIDGGDYGFDALADATGRGWWVGRPVELPGSRPLRFDGTLSIGSALRTWPAEQVVKCLVHYHPDDACELRLAQELKLMELWEATRESGHELLLEIICPPALTPAGTVDAAVLRAVQRIYNLGIRPEWWKLAPMGVAGWSALAELVAARDPQCRGAVILGLNQPLAELADSFRMATNPLVKGFMVGRSLWASAAQRWLGGSLGDQGLVDEVALNFARLVDAWRGRKATTEGRPA, from the coding sequence ATGACCGCACCCCTGTCCATCCCCTCCGGCCGTCGGTTCGACCTGGCCTGCCTGGGCCGCCTGGCGGTCGATCTTTACGCGCAGCAGGTCGGTGCGCGGCTGGAGGACGTTTCCTCCTTCGCCAAATACCTCGGCGGCAGTTCCGCCAACATCGCTTTCGGCGTGGCCCGGCTCGGCCTGCGCGCGGCCATGGTGTCGCGGGTGGGCGACGAGCAGATGGGGCGTTTCCTCACCGAGACCCTGCAGCGCGAAGGCTGCGATACCTCCCAGGTTCAGCTGGATCCGCAGCGCCTCACCGGCCTGGTGTTGCTCGGCCTGAAGGACCGCGACACCTTTCCGCTGCTGTTCTACCGCGAGAATTGCGCCGACATGGCCATCGACGCCACGGCCATCCGCGAGGATTTCCTGGCGCAATGCCGCGCGCTGCTGATCACCGGCACGCACCTGAGTGCGCCCACGGTGCGCGCCGCATCCATCGCCGCACTCGGCCACGCCAGGAAGCACGGGCTGCTGCGGGTGTTGGACATCGACTACCGCCCCGTGCTCTGGGGCCTGACCAAGCGCGGCGAAGGTGCGAACCGCTTCGTGGCCGATGCCAGCGTCACCGCGCAGCTGCAGGCCGTGTTGCCCGAATTCGACCTGCTGATCGGCACCGAGGAAGAGTTCCTCATCGCCGGTGGCGTGCCCGGCGATCTGCTGGCCTCGCTGCGGGCGGTGCGGGCCGTGTCCAAGGCTGCGCTGGTCGTCAAGCTGGGTGCCCAGGGGTGTTGCTTCATTCCCGCCGAAGTGCCGGCGCGGATCCAGGATGCGGTGACGGTCCAGGGCGAACGCATCGAGGTCATGAACGTGCTCGGTGCGGGCGACGCATTCGCGGCCGGCCTGATGACGGGTTTCCTGCGCGGCGAGGGGTTCGAGTCCGCCGCGCGCCTGGCCAACGCCTGCGGTGCCATCGTCGTCTCGCGCCACGCCTGTGCGCCGGCCATGCCCACGCCGGCCGAGCTCGCACACTGGTTTGGCGGCAGCCGCAACCCCAAGGTCGATGCCGACCGGCAATTGGCCCACCTGCACCGCACCACCGCTGCGCGCCGGGACTGGCCCGAGCTCAACGTGATGGCCTTCGACCACCGCAGCCAGTTCTTCGAGATGGCACGGGCTGCAGGCGCCAGCGAAAAACGCATTCCCGCACTGAAGAAGCTGCTGCAGCAGGCCTTCGCCCAGGTCGAGCAGAGTCATGGCCTGCAGGGTCGCGGCGGGGTGCTGATCGATGGCGGCGACTACGGCTTCGACGCGCTGGCCGACGCCACCGGCCGCGGCTGGTGGGTGGGCCGTCCGGTCGAGTTGCCGGGTTCGCGCCCGCTGCGCTTCGACGGCACCTTGTCGATCGGCAGCGCGCTGCGCACCTGGCCGGCCGAGCAAGTCGTGAAGTGCCTGGTGCACTACCACCCGGACGATGCATGCGAACTGCGGCTGGCCCAGGAGCTCAAGCTCATGGAGCTGTGGGAGGCCACGCGCGAAAGCGGCCATGAGCTGCTGCTCGAGATCATCTGCCCGCCGGCATTGACGCCGGCGGGCACGGTGGATGCCGCCGTGCTGCGCGCGGTGCAGCGCATCTACAACCTCGGCATCCGGCCCGAATGGTGGAAGCTCGCGCCGATGGGGGTGGCCGGGTGGTCGGCCCTCGCTGAACTGGTGGCCGCGCGCGATCCGCAATGCCGCGGCGCGGTCATCCTCGGCCTGAACCAGCCGCTGGCCGAGCTGGCCGACAGCTTCCGCATGGCCACCAATCCCCTCGTCAAGGGCTTCATGGTCGGGCGTTCGCTGTGGGCCTCGGCCGCGCAGCGCTGGCTTGGCGGCAGCCTGGGCGATCAGGGGCTGGTCGACGAAGTGGCGCTCAACTTCGCGCGGCTGGTCGACGCCTGGCGTGGCCGCAAGGCAACCACGGAAGGAAGACCGGCATGA
- the iolD gene encoding 3D-(3,5/4)-trihydroxycyclohexane-1,2-dione acylhydrolase (decyclizing), which yields MKTVVKTQRLTMTQALVKHLAALRIEMDDGSVLPYCGGVFSIFGHGNVAGLGEALWAERASLRTYRAHNEQGMAHAAIAYGKAYFRQRMMAVTTSIGPGATNLLTAAALAHVNRLPVLLLPGDTFASRAPDPVLQQLEDFGHGDVSVNDAFRPLTRFFDRISRPEQILTALPRAIQVMTDPAQCGPVCLALPQDVQAQAFDCPEDFLRPAVLRVRRAPADAGELARAASLLRNARRPLIVAGGGVLYSQAGEMLRVFAHSCGIPVAETQAGKSSLAWNDTLNVGAIGVTGSPAANTLAREADLVCAIGTRLQDFTTGSHSLFAGTPILGLNVQVADAGKWHSTTLVADARTALAQLMLDQLGDWRADAAWTTRAEHFAQGWTERVDAVTTFDPQSAGAVPYDAEVIGAVRDSAADSDSRDVVVCAAGTLPAELHKLWRAARPGNYHMEYGYSCMGYEIAGGLGVKMARPEQEVVVMVGDGSYLMLNSEIATSVMLGRKLIIVVLDNRGYGCIQRLQIASGSPRFNNMLEDCADEAGSLPEIDFAMHARSLGAEAVHVAGIGELKAAMARARAASRTQVIVIDTTHTRTTDDGGCWWEVAIPEVSERLEVQAAHAQYLQEKQGQHP from the coding sequence ATGAAGACCGTCGTCAAGACCCAGCGTCTCACCATGACGCAGGCGCTGGTCAAGCACCTGGCCGCGTTGCGCATCGAGATGGACGATGGCAGCGTGCTGCCGTATTGCGGCGGCGTGTTTTCCATCTTCGGCCACGGCAATGTGGCTGGCCTTGGCGAGGCCCTGTGGGCCGAGCGGGCCAGCCTCAGGACCTACCGCGCGCACAACGAACAGGGCATGGCCCACGCCGCCATCGCCTATGGCAAAGCGTATTTCCGCCAGCGCATGATGGCCGTCACCACCTCCATCGGCCCGGGTGCCACCAACCTGCTGACGGCCGCGGCGCTGGCCCATGTGAACCGCCTGCCGGTGCTGCTGTTGCCCGGCGACACCTTCGCCTCGCGCGCGCCCGACCCGGTGCTGCAGCAGCTCGAGGACTTCGGCCATGGCGACGTGAGCGTGAACGACGCGTTTCGCCCGCTCACGCGCTTCTTCGACCGTATCAGCCGGCCGGAACAGATCCTCACCGCGCTGCCGCGGGCGATCCAGGTCATGACCGATCCGGCCCAGTGCGGCCCGGTCTGCCTGGCCCTGCCGCAGGACGTGCAGGCCCAGGCCTTCGACTGCCCGGAAGACTTCCTGCGGCCGGCCGTGCTGCGCGTGCGCCGCGCACCGGCCGACGCGGGCGAGCTGGCCCGCGCCGCCAGCCTGCTGCGCAACGCGCGCCGCCCGCTGATCGTGGCCGGCGGCGGCGTGTTGTACAGCCAGGCGGGCGAGATGCTGCGGGTGTTCGCCCACAGTTGCGGCATTCCGGTGGCGGAGACGCAGGCCGGCAAGAGCAGCCTGGCCTGGAACGACACGCTCAACGTCGGCGCCATCGGCGTGACCGGTTCGCCTGCGGCCAACACCCTGGCGCGCGAGGCCGATCTGGTGTGCGCCATCGGCACGCGCCTGCAGGATTTCACCACCGGATCGCACAGCCTGTTTGCGGGCACGCCGATCCTCGGCCTGAACGTGCAGGTGGCCGATGCCGGCAAATGGCACAGCACCACACTGGTGGCCGATGCGCGTACCGCGCTGGCGCAGCTGATGCTGGACCAGTTGGGCGACTGGCGCGCCGACGCCGCCTGGACCACCCGCGCCGAACACTTCGCCCAGGGCTGGACCGAACGCGTCGACGCCGTCACCACCTTCGACCCGCAGAGCGCCGGGGCCGTGCCCTACGACGCCGAGGTGATCGGCGCCGTGCGCGATTCGGCCGCGGACAGCGACAGCCGCGACGTGGTGGTCTGTGCCGCCGGCACCCTGCCAGCCGAACTGCACAAACTCTGGCGTGCGGCGCGCCCCGGCAACTACCACATGGAATACGGCTATTCGTGCATGGGCTATGAGATCGCCGGCGGCCTGGGGGTGAAGATGGCGCGGCCCGAGCAGGAAGTCGTCGTGATGGTCGGCGACGGCTCGTACCTGATGCTGAACTCCGAGATCGCCACCTCGGTGATGCTCGGCAGAAAGCTCATCATCGTGGTGCTCGACAACCGCGGCTACGGCTGTATTCAGCGGCTGCAGATCGCCTCCGGCAGCCCGCGCTTCAACAACATGCTCGAAGACTGCGCCGACGAGGCCGGCAGCCTGCCCGAGATCGACTTCGCGATGCATGCGAGAAGCCTCGGTGCCGAGGCGGTGCACGTGGCCGGCATCGGTGAGCTCAAGGCCGCGATGGCCCGCGCGCGCGCGGCCAGCCGCACCCAGGTCATCGTCATCGACACCACGCACACGCGCACCACCGACGACGGCGGCTGCTGGTGGGAGGTGGCGATTCCCGAGGTATCGGAACGCCTGGAGGTGCAGGCCGCCCACGCGCAATATCTGCAAGAAAAACAAGGACAGCATCCATGA
- the iolE gene encoding myo-inosose-2 dehydratase: MNWNVRIGVNPLSWMNDDLPSLGGETALETALSEGKEIGYEGFELGNKFPKDGPGLKAKLDAFGLACVSGWYSGFLGEDSDGNALQAEIERCQAHMAKLQYNDVKVVVYGECAGTIQGQIDTPLAKRPRFANEAAWQAYAERLNAFGAHLIATYGIRLAYHHHMGAYVESPEDVDQLMALTDPAKVGLLFDTGHAYFGGAADPAALLRKHVSRVVHVHCKDVRPKVIAQARNDGWSFLNGVLFGTFTVPGDGVIDYEAVLTTLRDAGYQGWLVVEAEQDPAVAPSYAYAKKGYETLRSLVDRLGAKGA; the protein is encoded by the coding sequence ATGAACTGGAACGTACGTATCGGCGTGAATCCGCTGAGCTGGATGAACGACGACCTGCCATCGCTCGGCGGTGAGACCGCGCTGGAGACGGCCTTGTCCGAAGGCAAGGAGATCGGCTACGAGGGATTCGAGCTCGGCAACAAGTTCCCGAAGGACGGTCCCGGCCTCAAGGCCAAGCTCGACGCCTTCGGCCTGGCCTGCGTGTCGGGCTGGTACTCGGGCTTTCTCGGCGAGGACAGCGATGGCAACGCATTACAGGCCGAGATCGAACGCTGCCAGGCCCACATGGCCAAGCTGCAATACAACGACGTCAAGGTCGTCGTCTACGGCGAATGTGCGGGCACCATCCAGGGCCAGATCGACACGCCGCTGGCCAAGCGCCCGCGCTTTGCGAACGAAGCGGCCTGGCAGGCCTATGCCGAGCGGCTGAATGCCTTCGGCGCCCACCTGATCGCCACCTATGGCATCCGCCTGGCGTATCACCACCACATGGGGGCCTATGTCGAGTCGCCCGAGGACGTGGACCAGCTCATGGCCCTCACCGATCCGGCCAAGGTCGGCCTGCTGTTCGATACCGGCCATGCCTATTTCGGCGGCGCCGCCGATCCGGCCGCGCTGCTGAGGAAACACGTCTCCCGCGTGGTGCACGTGCATTGCAAGGACGTGCGGCCCAAGGTCATCGCCCAGGCGCGCAACGACGGCTGGAGCTTTCTCAACGGCGTGCTCTTCGGCACCTTCACCGTACCCGGCGACGGCGTGATCGACTACGAGGCCGTGCTGACCACGCTGCGCGACGCCGGCTACCAGGGCTGGCTGGTGGTGGAGGCCGAGCAGGACCCGGCCGTGGCGCCGAGTTACGCCTATGCCAAGAAGGGCTACGAGACGCTGCGCAGCCTCGTGGATCGCCTCGGTGCGAAGGGGGCCTGA
- the iolB gene encoding 5-deoxy-glucuronate isomerase — protein MVSPLLAKAAPEGREIVNVTPARAGWRYVGFRAIRLKTGEKESLNTGTNELCLVVLTGTVDVTVDGETFAHLGTRNSVFEPVAPAAVFVPSGQAVGITASRDAEVALCTAPAGKDAREAPRAVRVIDPASMRRSVRGAGSNTRYVCDILPHDDPTADHLLVVEVITPAGHSSSYPPHKHDRETPPTETQLEETYYHRLNPPQGFAFQRVYTDDRSLDEACAVEDHDVVMVPRGYHPVVAPHGYDLYYLNVMAGPNRFWVFRNDPAHEWMLANPPTPYAPSKAS, from the coding sequence ATGGTCAGTCCACTGCTTGCCAAGGCCGCGCCGGAGGGCCGCGAGATCGTCAACGTCACGCCCGCGCGCGCGGGATGGCGCTACGTTGGGTTTCGCGCGATCCGCTTGAAAACGGGTGAAAAGGAAAGCCTGAACACCGGCACCAACGAGTTATGCCTGGTGGTCCTCACCGGCACGGTGGATGTGACGGTGGACGGCGAAACGTTTGCGCATCTGGGCACGCGCAACAGCGTGTTCGAACCCGTGGCGCCGGCGGCGGTGTTCGTGCCAAGCGGCCAGGCCGTGGGCATCACCGCCAGCCGTGATGCCGAAGTCGCCCTGTGCACCGCGCCGGCGGGGAAGGACGCGAGAGAAGCGCCGCGCGCGGTGCGCGTGATCGATCCGGCCAGCATGCGCCGCAGCGTGCGCGGCGCGGGCAGCAACACGCGCTACGTGTGCGATATCCTGCCGCACGACGACCCCACGGCCGACCACCTGCTGGTGGTGGAAGTCATCACGCCGGCCGGCCATTCGTCCAGCTACCCGCCGCACAAGCACGACCGAGAGACGCCGCCGACCGAGACGCAGCTCGAGGAAACCTACTACCACCGGCTGAACCCGCCCCAGGGCTTCGCCTTCCAGCGCGTCTACACCGACGACCGCAGCCTCGACGAGGCCTGCGCCGTGGAGGACCACGACGTGGTCATGGTGCCGCGTGGCTACCACCCGGTGGTGGCGCCGCACGGCTACGACCTGTACTACCTCAACGTGATGGCCGGCCCGAACCGCTTCTGGGTCTTCAGGAACGATCCGGCGCACGAATGGATGCTGGCCAATCCACCCACCCCTTACGCGCCTTCTAAGGCGTCCTGA
- a CDS encoding inositol monophosphatase family protein, whose protein sequence is MSDVTKAIEEIVRAAGTMMREAFNDPRKPAYSLKGRQDYLTVTDGAVERFVRGEVERRFPGDGVLGEEDGGAVDGARLWIVDPIDGTANFARQIPHFCISLGLMVNGRLEAGAIFEPMHNELFIAERGQGAWCNGARMRVSSQTELPAASVEIGWSTREPTATYLGLIQRSMEAGCSVRRAGSGALGLAYVAAGRSEAYAEAHINAWDVAAGLLLVEEAGGRVNDFWADGGLRRGNAVLATNAALAEQIGVLTGIALK, encoded by the coding sequence ATGAGCGATGTGACCAAAGCCATCGAAGAGATCGTGCGCGCCGCCGGTACGATGATGCGCGAAGCCTTCAACGACCCGCGCAAACCCGCGTATTCGCTCAAGGGTCGGCAGGACTACCTGACCGTGACCGACGGTGCCGTCGAGCGTTTCGTGCGCGGCGAAGTGGAGCGCCGCTTCCCTGGCGACGGCGTGCTCGGCGAGGAAGACGGCGGCGCGGTGGACGGCGCGCGGCTGTGGATCGTCGACCCCATCGACGGCACGGCCAACTTCGCGCGGCAGATCCCGCATTTCTGCATCTCGCTGGGGCTGATGGTGAACGGCCGCCTGGAGGCCGGCGCCATCTTCGAGCCGATGCACAACGAACTGTTCATCGCCGAACGCGGGCAGGGCGCCTGGTGCAACGGAGCGCGCATGAGGGTTAGCAGCCAGACGGAATTGCCGGCCGCTTCGGTGGAGATCGGCTGGTCAACGCGTGAGCCGACCGCCACCTACCTCGGCCTCATCCAGCGCAGCATGGAGGCCGGCTGCTCCGTGCGGCGTGCGGGTTCGGGCGCGCTCGGCCTGGCCTATGTGGCCGCCGGCCGCAGCGAGGCTTATGCCGAGGCCCACATCAACGCCTGGGACGTGGCGGCGGGCCTGCTGCTGGTGGAGGAAGCCGGCGGCCGCGTCAACGACTTCTGGGCCGACGGCGGACTTCGCCGCGGGAATGCCGTGCTGGCCACGAACGCGGCGCTGGCCGAGCAGATAGGCGTTTTAACGGGTATCGCTTTGAAGTAG
- a CDS encoding ABC transporter substrate-binding protein, giving the protein MKMTNLKSVTLAVMAAGAFASFPARAAEELVVYCNVQEEWCRPMVTAFEKATGIKVLMTRKSVGETYAQIKAEAANPKADIWWGGTGDPHLQAAEEGLTEPYKSPKLAELQPWAVKQAEAAKYRTVGVYAGALGFSYNTEELAKRKLAAPKCWADLTKADFKGEVQVANPNASGTSYNMLATLVQVMGEDKAFDYLKALHKNVNQYTKAGAAPARAVATGESMVGITFMHDAVTQVVEGAPVKVVAPCEGTGYEIGSMSIVKGAKNMANAKKWYEWALTPEAQGIAVGAKAYQVPSNKAAPTPAQAPKFAEIKLIDYDFVKYGSTAERSRLLAKWDKEVGALPK; this is encoded by the coding sequence ATGAAGATGACAAACCTCAAATCGGTGACGCTGGCGGTGATGGCCGCCGGCGCATTCGCGAGCTTTCCCGCGCGCGCCGCGGAAGAGCTGGTGGTGTATTGCAACGTGCAGGAGGAATGGTGCCGGCCGATGGTCACCGCCTTCGAGAAGGCCACCGGCATCAAGGTGCTGATGACCCGCAAGAGCGTGGGCGAGACCTATGCGCAGATCAAGGCCGAAGCCGCCAACCCCAAGGCCGACATCTGGTGGGGCGGCACCGGCGATCCGCACCTGCAGGCCGCCGAGGAAGGCCTGACCGAACCCTACAAGTCGCCCAAGCTGGCCGAACTGCAGCCCTGGGCCGTGAAGCAGGCCGAGGCCGCGAAATACCGTACCGTCGGTGTCTATGCGGGTGCGCTGGGCTTCAGCTACAACACCGAGGAGCTGGCCAAGCGCAAGCTGGCCGCGCCCAAGTGCTGGGCCGACCTGACCAAGGCCGACTTCAAGGGCGAGGTGCAGGTGGCCAATCCCAACGCTTCGGGCACCTCCTACAACATGTTGGCCACGCTGGTGCAGGTGATGGGCGAGGACAAGGCCTTCGACTACCTCAAGGCGCTGCACAAGAACGTCAACCAGTACACCAAGGCCGGTGCCGCGCCGGCGCGTGCGGTGGCCACCGGCGAAAGCATGGTCGGCATCACCTTCATGCATGACGCGGTGACACAGGTCGTCGAAGGCGCGCCGGTCAAGGTGGTGGCGCCATGCGAAGGCACGGGTTACGAGATCGGCAGCATGAGCATCGTCAAGGGTGCGAAGAACATGGCCAATGCGAAGAAGTGGTATGAATGGGCGCTCACGCCTGAGGCCCAGGGTATTGCCGTGGGTGCCAAGGCCTACCAGGTGCCGAGCAACAAGGCCGCGCCCACGCCCGCCCAGGCGCCGAAGTTCGCGGAAATCAAGCTCATCGACTACGACTTTGTGAAATACGGATCGACCGCCGAGCGTTCGCGCCTGCTCGCCAAGTGGGACAAGGAAGTCGGCGCACTGCCCAAGTAA
- a CDS encoding ABC transporter permease gives MTTRISPATHADPYGWLLTIAAVVVGVLLMPWTSASLNIGVACAVVGIGSWFAARAGAFKNDATISGVVCVVSLLLLVFVAYPIGRMLLAAFIDQNGAWGLGNAADRFFNADVWGTGCITGNVRCGVAINSMTLAVLAGGLSTLFGFALALLAERGARRNKVWLRILSILPVVTPPFVIGLAIVILFGRTGIATQLASEWFGIPRSRWIYGLPGVLLAQTISFTPLAFLLIGGALRLVSPTLEEAGQVLRGTPWHVFRTVTWPLVRPAIANAFLLGFVESLADFANPLVLSGNFEVLSTKIFFAIAGAQQDASRAAILALTLLLLTVGVFALQQKWLGNASYTSVGGKGDNGVPAPLPQGVKWGAIALVTPWVLLTVIAYGVILVGGFVKDIGRFDLTPTLAHFGTGFGFNFDGGLHLTGSAWDSLFTTLGVAAVAAPLTTAFGVLAGYVVSRHVFVGRRSFEFLTMVNFAVPGTVLGVAYIVAFNVPPLEFTGSFAIIVLCLTFRNMPVGVRSTIASLSQLDKSLDEASATLRASTSRTFIKVVLPLLRPAIIASTVFGFTHAITAVSAVIFLATARHNLATVYIAGRVDAGEYALAIAYSSVLIVIMLFCVLMIQRLVGTADLGRRAAVGT, from the coding sequence ATGACCACGCGGATCAGTCCCGCCACGCATGCCGACCCCTACGGCTGGCTGCTCACCATCGCGGCGGTGGTCGTCGGCGTGCTGCTGATGCCATGGACCTCGGCTTCGCTGAACATCGGCGTGGCCTGCGCCGTGGTCGGCATCGGCAGCTGGTTCGCGGCGCGGGCCGGCGCCTTCAAGAACGATGCGACCATCTCCGGCGTGGTTTGCGTGGTGTCGCTGCTGCTGCTGGTCTTCGTGGCCTACCCGATCGGCCGCATGCTGCTTGCGGCCTTCATCGACCAGAACGGTGCCTGGGGCCTGGGCAATGCGGCCGACCGCTTCTTCAACGCCGACGTCTGGGGCACGGGTTGCATCACCGGCAACGTGCGCTGCGGTGTGGCCATCAACTCCATGACGCTGGCCGTGCTCGCGGGCGGGCTGAGCACCCTGTTTGGCTTCGCGCTGGCGCTGCTGGCCGAGCGCGGTGCGCGGCGCAACAAGGTCTGGCTGCGCATCCTGTCGATCCTGCCGGTGGTCACGCCGCCGTTTGTCATCGGCCTGGCCATCGTCATCCTGTTCGGCCGCACCGGCATCGCCACGCAACTGGCCAGCGAATGGTTCGGCATCCCGCGCTCGCGCTGGATCTACGGGCTGCCCGGGGTGTTGCTGGCGCAGACCATCAGCTTCACGCCGCTGGCCTTCCTGCTGATCGGCGGGGCGCTGCGGTTGGTCAGCCCCACGCTCGAGGAAGCCGGCCAGGTGCTGCGCGGCACGCCCTGGCATGTGTTCCGCACCGTGACCTGGCCGCTGGTGCGCCCGGCCATCGCCAACGCCTTCCTGCTCGGCTTCGTGGAAAGCCTGGCCGACTTCGCCAACCCGCTGGTGCTGTCGGGCAACTTCGAGGTGCTCTCGACCAAGATCTTCTTCGCCATCGCCGGTGCCCAGCAGGATGCGTCCCGCGCCGCCATCCTGGCCTTGACGCTGCTGCTGCTGACCGTGGGCGTCTTCGCGCTGCAGCAGAAATGGCTGGGCAATGCGTCGTACACCTCGGTGGGCGGCAAGGGCGACAACGGCGTGCCCGCGCCCTTGCCACAGGGTGTGAAGTGGGGCGCGATCGCGCTTGTCACGCCGTGGGTGCTGCTGACCGTGATCGCCTACGGCGTGATCCTGGTGGGTGGCTTCGTCAAGGACATCGGCCGCTTCGACCTCACGCCCACGCTGGCCCATTTCGGCACGGGCTTCGGCTTCAATTTCGACGGTGGCCTGCACCTCACCGGCTCGGCCTGGGACAGCCTGTTCACCACCCTCGGCGTGGCCGCGGTGGCGGCGCCGCTGACCACGGCCTTCGGCGTGCTGGCCGGCTATGTGGTGAGCCGCCACGTGTTCGTCGGGCGGCGCAGCTTCGAGTTCCTGACCATGGTCAACTTCGCCGTGCCGGGCACGGTACTCGGCGTGGCCTACATCGTGGCCTTCAACGTGCCGCCGCTCGAGTTCACCGGCAGCTTCGCCATCATCGTCCTGTGCCTGACCTTCCGCAACATGCCGGTGGGCGTGCGCTCCACCATCGCCTCGCTGTCGCAGCTCGACAAGTCACTGGACGAGGCTTCGGCCACGTTGCGCGCCAGCACCTCGCGCACCTTCATCAAGGTGGTGCTGCCGCTGCTGCGCCCGGCCATCATCGCCAGCACGGTGTTCGGCTTCACGCATGCCATCACCGCGGTGAGCGCGGTGATCTTCCTGGCCACCGCGCGGCACAACCTGGCCACGGTCTACATCGCCGGCCGCGTAGATGCGGGTGAATACGCGCTGGCCATCGCCTATTCGTCGGTGCTGATCGTGATCATGCTGTTCTGCGTGCTGATGATCCAGCGGCTGGTCGGCACGGCCGATCTGGGGCGGCGCGCCGCGGTGGGCACATGA